A single genomic interval of Stieleria maiorica harbors:
- a CDS encoding DUF6797 domain-containing protein, which produces MKEWDADELARHAHIFGDATRGAIRFYQTGLSCVQCHVADDGENRLGPDLSEMNERATYRHVIESLLDPSKVVRPGFRAERLLLEDGRVVSGMIAAETDQTLTVVVPGEDESLTVALDSVEARASSGSIMPSGLINQLDDESDFYDLVCYLVELGQAGPEQAALMKPDPSLLQPPPLPAYENDLDHRGLIGRWNDRSFENGEQIYKGLCINCHGTREQAGSLPNALRFASGKFKNGGDPLSMYKTLTHGFKMMLPQRQLVPREKYDVIHYIREAYLKPHNASQYTQVDRAYLDSLPQGRLRGPAPIRNRPWSEMDYGPFLTRTIEIVGEHSKPRPEVTDEDRRRGRRENRPAERTWPAETNFAYKGIAIQLDRSPGGVARGSHFVAFEHDTMRIAGAWTGDGFIDWEGILLDGKHWRSPRTVGELHFQNLLGPGWADPLTGTFDDTRRRARDGQAYGPFPKSWMDYKGLYRNGDRVVLSYMIGDAAVLESHRVAETQGSESGDVPGTWVRVLNIEKSSRDMAVRIAPQDAVSVAINGPEGLVAEDADGLTILRIPAERTPVDLEVHLTRRGLKPTSQFSAVPENLRPLTRGGPAQWPQTLITQPQIGSDSGAFAVDELTRPTTNPWKSRLRMSGLDFFPDGDSMVACCCDGDVWIIQGISQPGGELRWRRIASGLFHPLGIKIVDGKIFVGCRDQIVVLNDTNGDGETDFYQCFNHDHQVTEHFHEFAMGLQADDEGNLYYAKSARHAQDALIPQHGTLLKVSADGRQTTIVANGFRAANGVCVNPDGSFFVTDQEGHWTPMNRINRVVEGGFYGNMYSYGAPDDTRDSAMQQPLCWPNKPFDRSPAELLWVDSRRWGALDGGLLSLSYGYGKVFVVPHEQIGGQWQGGMCRLPLPEFETGIMRGRFHSDGHLYACGMSAWGSNQTANPGGLYRIRATGKPMHLPTAMHAHRSGVTLTFSDPVQVDAAADPSNYLAETWDLRRSANYGSDRFNERTIDVTEVKVSEDGRTVQLQIPAIEPTWTIQIAYKLRGESGRSFGRVLQGTIHALAE; this is translated from the coding sequence TTGAAAGAATGGGATGCGGACGAACTGGCTCGCCATGCCCACATCTTTGGCGATGCGACGCGCGGGGCGATTCGGTTCTATCAAACCGGACTGAGTTGCGTTCAGTGCCACGTGGCCGATGACGGCGAAAACCGGCTCGGCCCGGATCTGTCGGAGATGAACGAGCGGGCCACGTACCGGCACGTGATCGAGTCGTTGCTGGATCCGTCCAAGGTCGTCCGGCCCGGTTTCCGCGCCGAACGCTTGTTGCTCGAAGACGGACGTGTCGTCAGCGGAATGATCGCCGCAGAAACCGACCAGACGCTGACCGTTGTGGTCCCCGGCGAAGACGAGTCGCTGACGGTCGCCTTGGACAGCGTCGAGGCACGGGCGTCTTCGGGATCCATCATGCCGAGCGGGTTGATCAACCAGCTCGACGACGAAAGTGACTTCTATGACTTGGTCTGCTACTTGGTCGAATTGGGACAGGCTGGCCCTGAGCAGGCGGCATTGATGAAGCCCGATCCGTCACTGCTCCAACCGCCCCCGCTGCCGGCGTATGAAAACGACCTTGATCATCGCGGATTGATCGGCCGTTGGAATGACCGATCCTTTGAAAACGGCGAGCAGATCTATAAGGGGCTGTGCATCAATTGCCATGGGACACGCGAGCAAGCCGGCTCGCTTCCCAACGCGCTGCGATTCGCGAGTGGGAAGTTCAAAAACGGCGGCGATCCACTTTCGATGTACAAGACGTTGACCCACGGCTTCAAGATGATGTTGCCACAACGTCAATTGGTGCCGCGAGAAAAGTACGATGTGATACATTACATCCGCGAAGCGTATTTAAAACCACACAACGCCTCGCAATACACCCAGGTCGACCGGGCGTACCTGGACTCCCTGCCCCAAGGCCGTCTCCGCGGTCCCGCCCCGATCCGCAATCGACCGTGGAGCGAGATGGACTACGGGCCGTTCTTGACTCGCACGATTGAGATTGTCGGCGAGCATTCAAAGCCGCGGCCGGAAGTCACTGACGAAGACCGGCGGCGTGGTCGTCGCGAGAACCGCCCCGCCGAACGGACTTGGCCCGCCGAGACGAATTTCGCCTACAAAGGCATCGCAATTCAACTGGATCGAAGCCCCGGCGGCGTTGCCCGTGGTTCGCATTTCGTGGCCTTTGAACACGACACCATGCGGATCGCCGGTGCCTGGACCGGGGACGGGTTTATCGATTGGGAAGGGATCCTATTGGACGGGAAACACTGGCGTTCGCCACGCACTGTGGGTGAATTGCACTTTCAGAATCTGCTGGGGCCCGGGTGGGCGGATCCGTTGACGGGGACCTTCGATGATACACGCCGGCGTGCCCGTGACGGACAGGCCTATGGGCCCTTCCCGAAATCGTGGATGGATTACAAAGGGCTGTATCGAAACGGCGATCGCGTCGTCCTGTCCTACATGATCGGCGACGCGGCGGTGCTGGAGTCGCACCGGGTGGCGGAGACACAAGGATCCGAATCCGGTGATGTTCCGGGCACCTGGGTACGCGTTTTGAACATTGAAAAGTCGTCGCGGGACATGGCGGTCCGAATCGCTCCCCAAGACGCCGTTTCCGTCGCGATCAACGGGCCGGAGGGTTTGGTGGCAGAAGACGCGGATGGACTGACGATACTGCGAATCCCGGCCGAACGCACGCCGGTCGATCTGGAAGTTCACCTCACGCGTCGCGGCTTGAAACCCACGTCCCAGTTCTCCGCCGTGCCGGAGAACTTGCGGCCACTCACCCGCGGCGGGCCTGCCCAATGGCCGCAAACGCTGATCACCCAGCCACAGATCGGCAGCGATTCCGGTGCCTTTGCTGTGGATGAACTGACGCGTCCGACGACGAATCCGTGGAAGAGCCGGCTGAGAATGTCGGGATTGGATTTCTTTCCCGATGGCGATTCGATGGTCGCCTGTTGCTGTGACGGTGATGTCTGGATCATCCAGGGGATTTCGCAGCCGGGCGGAGAACTGCGATGGCGGCGGATCGCGTCGGGGCTGTTTCATCCGCTGGGCATCAAGATCGTCGACGGCAAGATCTTTGTGGGATGCCGCGACCAGATCGTGGTCCTGAACGACACCAACGGCGACGGGGAAACCGATTTCTACCAGTGCTTTAACCACGACCACCAAGTCACCGAGCACTTCCACGAATTCGCGATGGGATTGCAAGCCGACGACGAAGGGAATCTGTACTATGCCAAAAGCGCACGACACGCCCAGGACGCGCTGATCCCGCAGCACGGCACGCTGCTGAAGGTCAGCGCCGATGGTCGCCAGACGACGATCGTGGCCAACGGATTCCGGGCCGCCAACGGCGTCTGCGTCAATCCCGACGGGTCGTTTTTCGTCACCGACCAAGAAGGGCATTGGACACCGATGAACCGTATCAATCGCGTGGTCGAAGGTGGTTTCTACGGCAACATGTACAGCTATGGTGCGCCCGACGACACCCGCGATTCGGCGATGCAACAACCGCTGTGCTGGCCCAACAAGCCCTTCGATCGCTCGCCCGCGGAACTGCTGTGGGTCGACAGCCGGCGCTGGGGGGCGCTCGACGGCGGACTACTGAGCTTGTCCTATGGTTACGGTAAAGTTTTCGTCGTGCCGCATGAACAAATCGGCGGTCAGTGGCAGGGCGGGATGTGCCGGTTGCCACTGCCGGAGTTTGAAACCGGCATCATGCGTGGCCGATTCCACAGCGACGGACACCTCTACGCGTGCGGGATGAGCGCCTGGGGCAGCAACCAAACCGCCAACCCCGGCGGGTTGTACCGGATCCGAGCCACCGGCAAACCGATGCACTTGCCCACCGCGATGCACGCCCATCGAAGCGGCGTCACGCTGACGTTTTCCGATCCCGTCCAGGTCGATGCCGCTGCCGATCCGAGCAATTATCTGGCCGAAACTTGGGACCTGCGACGATCGGCCAATTATGGTTCCGACCGATTCAATGAGCGAACAATTGACGTCACCGAGGTCAAGGTTTCCGAGGACGGCAGAACCGTACAGTTGCAGATCCCCGCGATCGAGCCGACGTGGACGATTCAAATCGCGTACAAGCTACGAGGCGAGTCGGGACGATCGTTCGGAAGAGTGCTGCAGGGTACCATTCACGCTTTGGCGGAGTGA
- a CDS encoding outer membrane protein assembly factor BamB family protein, with protein MTQTPVKLLVIGLVALVGCRKQTPVDEVSLSQSGVVVSERDFSDLAGQWPQWRGPNGDGISDAQPLPTTWDDATNVVWKSDVPGRGHSSPIVVGDLVVVGSAIDSKSEQIVVAYDRETGDQRWQTTVHKGGFPSDRDVHHKATNANGTLASDGDLLVTAHLNSQRVFVTALDLEGNQVWQRDIGAFASKFGYAPSPVLYKSLVIIAADNFGGGYLVGMDLKSGEIAWRTKRGNASSYSSPHVATVGGVDQVLISGGDRLASYDPATGEELWETQCIAEATCGTVVTTDDRIFAAGGYPEKETVCLSAKGERIWSDRTKVYEPSLITDGEHVFAVNDDGIALCWSAEDGTIRWKKRLGGSFSSSPVLCNGNVYAADLSGNTYVFQASGDEYRQVAKNRLGDDCYASPAIVDGSIYLRVGIGDGNERREQLVRIGTAE; from the coding sequence ATGACTCAAACTCCGGTCAAACTATTGGTCATTGGTCTTGTCGCATTGGTCGGCTGTCGCAAGCAGACGCCGGTCGACGAAGTCTCACTCAGCCAAAGCGGTGTGGTCGTCTCCGAACGCGACTTCAGCGATTTGGCCGGGCAGTGGCCCCAGTGGCGTGGCCCGAACGGGGACGGAATTTCCGATGCCCAACCGCTGCCGACGACTTGGGACGATGCGACCAATGTGGTGTGGAAGAGCGACGTGCCGGGACGCGGGCACAGCAGCCCGATTGTCGTCGGCGATCTGGTCGTGGTGGGTTCGGCGATCGATTCTAAATCGGAACAGATCGTGGTCGCGTATGATCGCGAAACCGGGGATCAGCGCTGGCAAACGACGGTTCACAAGGGCGGCTTTCCCAGTGATCGTGACGTTCACCACAAGGCAACCAACGCGAATGGCACGTTGGCTTCCGATGGTGACTTGCTGGTGACCGCGCACCTGAACAGCCAGCGAGTGTTTGTGACAGCGTTGGACCTGGAGGGCAACCAAGTTTGGCAACGTGACATCGGTGCGTTTGCGTCAAAGTTCGGCTACGCCCCTTCGCCCGTGTTGTACAAGTCGCTGGTCATCATCGCAGCAGACAACTTCGGCGGCGGCTATCTGGTGGGAATGGATCTTAAAAGCGGCGAGATCGCATGGCGCACCAAACGCGGCAACGCCAGTTCCTATTCCAGTCCCCATGTGGCAACCGTAGGTGGAGTGGATCAAGTGTTGATCAGCGGCGGCGATCGCTTGGCCAGCTACGATCCTGCGACGGGCGAAGAGCTGTGGGAAACCCAGTGCATTGCCGAAGCGACCTGTGGCACGGTCGTAACGACCGACGATCGGATCTTTGCCGCCGGCGGGTACCCGGAGAAGGAAACGGTCTGCTTGTCCGCGAAGGGCGAGCGAATCTGGTCGGACCGAACGAAGGTCTATGAACCCTCGTTGATCACCGACGGGGAACACGTCTTTGCCGTCAACGATGACGGAATCGCACTGTGCTGGTCGGCCGAAGACGGGACGATCCGATGGAAAAAACGCTTGGGCGGCAGCTTCAGCAGCTCACCCGTGCTGTGCAACGGGAATGTCTACGCCGCAGACCTGTCCGGAAACACCTACGTCTTCCAAGCGTCGGGCGACGAGTACCGGCAGGTCGCGAAGAATCGGTTGGGCGACGATTGTTACGCCAGCCCGGCGATCGTTGACGGTTCGATCTACCTTCGCGTCGGAATCGGCGACGGCAATGAACGCCGCGAACAGCTCGTTCGCATCGGAACGGCGGAATGA